One window from the genome of Echinicola vietnamensis DSM 17526 encodes:
- a CDS encoding oligosaccharide flippase family protein gives MSKSSYFRLIANQAIYVIIAQLIPVICSPILTRVYDENGMAEVTGLVSLCSILIVASTGKLENALVLEKNKGRIKDVLGLNTLFAFIFFVIVFALVFIFKDFLVRSFKLNHTVYLVPFYVLFYAFFNILNYWFIREKKFTLKAISKIVESIIYVALALLVAKVFGRNEFGLAIGKITGVIIGCLFLFLKAKSSLPVVKYNFKSMKNIFLKYKDFPLHNVPSNMINIVGIQLIVVFLGIYYTKEEVGYFGLANMIVVLPVSFVAQTISNIFFEKVVESFKSGKVSEVKSTFLNTLGILLLFGIPVFLTLKFYGEDIIVLIFGKDWEISGKVVEIISLVFISQILVSPLGIILVGINKIKLNAYWQYGRFILMVFLLFIGADLLRLDYFDLLFLYSIGVLVSYVFYLVIIFKSVFGLGK, from the coding sequence TTGAGTAAGTCTAGTTATTTTAGATTAATAGCAAATCAAGCTATTTATGTAATCATAGCCCAATTAATTCCTGTTATTTGTAGCCCTATTCTTACGAGAGTATATGATGAAAATGGAATGGCCGAAGTTACGGGCTTGGTTTCGTTATGTAGCATATTAATTGTTGCTTCAACTGGAAAGTTGGAAAATGCTTTAGTTTTAGAAAAAAATAAAGGAAGAATAAAAGATGTATTAGGATTAAACACCTTATTTGCATTCATTTTTTTTGTAATTGTATTCGCATTAGTTTTTATTTTTAAGGATTTTTTAGTTCGTAGTTTCAAATTAAACCATACGGTTTATTTAGTTCCCTTTTATGTTCTCTTTTATGCATTTTTTAATATTTTAAATTATTGGTTTATTAGAGAGAAAAAATTCACATTAAAGGCAATTTCTAAAATTGTTGAATCAATTATTTATGTGGCATTAGCCTTACTCGTAGCAAAGGTTTTTGGAAGAAATGAATTTGGATTGGCAATAGGTAAAATTACTGGTGTAATCATTGGGTGTTTGTTCCTATTTCTGAAAGCTAAATCGAGCCTTCCTGTTGTAAAGTATAATTTTAAGAGTATGAAAAATATATTCTTAAAATATAAAGATTTTCCTCTGCATAATGTTCCATCTAATATGATTAATATTGTTGGGATCCAGCTAATTGTAGTTTTTTTAGGGATTTATTATACCAAGGAAGAAGTTGGATATTTTGGCCTTGCCAATATGATCGTTGTTTTGCCTGTATCTTTTGTCGCTCAAACTATTAGTAATATTTTCTTTGAAAAGGTCGTTGAATCATTTAAAAGTGGTAAAGTATCTGAGGTGAAATCTACGTTTTTAAATACATTAGGAATTTTGCTTTTATTTGGAATTCCAGTTTTTCTTACATTAAAATTTTATGGAGAGGATATTATCGTATTGATTTTTGGAAAAGATTGGGAAATATCAGGTAAAGTGGTGGAGATAATTAGTTTAGTTTTTATTTCCCAAATTTTAGTTAGTCCATTAGGGATCATATTGGTTGGAATAAATAAAATCAAACTAAATGCGTATTGGCAATACGGTAGGTTTATACTAATGGTTTTTCTACTTTTTATAGGAGCAGATTTATTAAGATTGGATTATTTCGACT
- a CDS encoding DegT/DnrJ/EryC1/StrS family aminotransferase: MIKYPLATSTWDDAELQAIKNVIAKDMYTMGEYVQSFENDFAKFLGSKYCVMVNSGSSANLLAVAALFYKKNDPLKKGDEVIVPAVSWSTSYYPLYQYGLKLKFVDIDINTLNYDLEALEAAVNDKTRMILAVNLLGNPNNFDRINRIIADKDILLLEDNCESLGATFNGKQAGTFGIMGTFSTFYSHHIATMEGGVISTDDKELYHILLSLRSHGWTRHLPKENEVSNKGDDWFKESFRFVLPGYNVRPVEMSGAIGIEQLKKLDDFINVRRSNAKYFKELFSGNDEFILQEELGESSWFGFSIILKDSAKYRRDELVELLTNKGIDCRPIVTGDFTKNEVLKYFDYEIHGEMKSAQKLDTNGLFVGNHQIDLKDQINYLYSII; encoded by the coding sequence TGATTAAATATCCATTGGCAACCTCAACATGGGATGATGCTGAACTACAGGCTATTAAAAATGTGATAGCAAAAGATATGTATACTATGGGGGAATATGTGCAAAGTTTTGAAAATGATTTTGCAAAATTCTTAGGCTCAAAATATTGTGTTATGGTGAATTCAGGGTCCTCAGCAAATTTATTAGCTGTGGCAGCCTTGTTTTATAAAAAAAATGATCCACTTAAAAAGGGGGATGAAGTTATTGTTCCTGCAGTATCATGGTCGACTTCATATTATCCATTGTATCAATATGGACTTAAGCTCAAATTTGTTGATATTGATATAAACACTTTAAATTATGATCTTGAAGCTTTAGAAGCTGCGGTTAATGATAAAACTAGAATGATACTAGCTGTCAATCTTCTCGGAAATCCTAACAACTTTGATAGGATTAACAGGATTATAGCAGATAAAGATATATTACTTTTGGAAGATAACTGCGAGTCGCTTGGAGCTACTTTTAATGGTAAGCAGGCAGGGACATTCGGAATCATGGGAACTTTCTCTACATTCTATTCTCATCATATTGCTACGATGGAAGGTGGTGTTATTTCAACTGATGATAAAGAATTGTATCATATTCTTTTAAGCTTAAGGTCCCATGGATGGACTAGACATCTACCAAAAGAAAATGAGGTTTCTAATAAAGGAGATGATTGGTTTAAGGAATCATTTAGATTTGTTCTTCCTGGATATAATGTTCGCCCTGTAGAGATGAGTGGGGCCATTGGAATAGAGCAACTTAAAAAACTAGATGATTTTATTAATGTAAGAAGGTCAAATGCTAAATATTTCAAAGAATTATTTTCCGGTAATGATGAGTTTATTTTACAAGAGGAATTAGGAGAGAGTAGTTGGTTTGGGTTCAGTATAATTTTAAAAGATAGTGCTAAGTACCGTAGAGATGAGTTGGTTGAATTATTAACTAATAAGGGAATAGATTGTCGACCAATAGTTACTGGGGACTTTACCAAGAATGAAGTATTAAAATATTTTGATTATGAAATTCATGGTGAAATGAAATCTGCTCAAAAGTTGGATACAAATGGATTATTTGTAGGTAATCATCAAATTGATCTTAAGGATCAAATTAATTATTTATATTCAATAATTTAA